Proteins found in one Triticum aestivum cultivar Chinese Spring chromosome 4D, IWGSC CS RefSeq v2.1, whole genome shotgun sequence genomic segment:
- the LOC123097207 gene encoding protein RICE FLOWERINGUS T 1-like has translation MLAMDSLVMARVIHDVLDPFTSTVPLRIGYNNRLFLPGADLRPSAVASKPRVHVGGNYMRVLYTLMLVDPDAPSPSHPTLREYLHWMVVDIPGTTGASFGQELVVYERPEPRSGIHRMVFVLFQQLGRGTVFAPHMRHNFSSRNFACQYHLNIVAATYFNCQREGGSGGRRFKPESTQRGRY, from the exons ATGTTGGCAATGGATTCTTTGGTTATGGCTCGTGTTATACATGATGTGTTGGATCCATTTACATCAACTGTTCCACTCCGAATAGGCTACAACAATAGGCTGTTTCTGCCAGGTGCTGATCTAAGACCATCTGCAGTTGCAAGCAAGCCGCGAGTTCATGTTGGTGGCAATTACATGAGAGTTCTCTACACCCTG ATGCTGGTGGATCCAGATGCCCCAAGCCCAAGTCACCCAACACTAAGGGAGTACTTGCACTG GATGGTGGTAGACATCCCTGGAACAACTGGTGCCAGCTTTG GCCAAGAGCTTGTAGTTTATGAAAGACCGGAGCCAAGATCTGGCATCCACCGAATGGTATTTGTGCTGTTCCAGCAACTAGGTAGGGGGACGGTTTTTGCACCGCACATGCGGCACAACTTCAGCTCCAGGAACTTCGCATGCCAGTACCACCTCAACATTGTGGCTGCCACATATTTCAACTGTCAAAGGGAAGGTGGATCGGGCGGAAGAAGGTTTAAACCAGAAAGTACTCAAAGGGGTAGATACTAG